The Methanoculleus marisnigri JR1 genome window below encodes:
- a CDS encoding nucleoside recognition domain-containing protein yields MALPVQERWDLVDAIARKTVTAGVYRQNLGDVLGDLTVRPLTGISVAVAVLYAFWSIFSSFAGALVTDGFMVKAFDNYWLPWLQEVWPDPASIHYFLFVGDPLAENCFEAFGMLTSGLFVSIGVVLPAVLIFYLMMTVLEDSGYLPRLAVLMDTVFHRIGLHGYAIVPVILGLGCNAPAVTATRVLETRKQRFIMMTLLAIFIPCGAQLGVMLEVIPDAVGWVMLFLLIGFGIFGFILDRIIPGSNPEILIDVPPYHWPLWENVAKKLMNRTKSFLKDAVPFVLFGVLVVNVLYLAGIIGALADLFEPLFVTWFGVPKETVGPLIAAFLRKDLAVAQLSAIAMTPYQMITAVVLVSIYFPCVATFVVMLREGWKELAAAVAVLVATVFIYGGLIHAVGILMGVA; encoded by the coding sequence ATGGCGCTTCCCGTGCAGGAACGGTGGGACCTTGTCGATGCAATCGCCAGAAAAACGGTGACCGCCGGGGTCTACCGGCAGAACCTCGGCGACGTTCTCGGTGACCTCACCGTCAGGCCGCTCACCGGCATTTCCGTCGCGGTTGCGGTGCTCTACGCGTTCTGGAGTATCTTCTCCTCGTTCGCGGGTGCCCTCGTCACGGACGGTTTCATGGTCAAGGCCTTCGACAACTACTGGCTTCCGTGGCTCCAGGAAGTCTGGCCCGATCCGGCAAGCATCCATTACTTCCTCTTCGTCGGTGACCCGCTGGCGGAAAACTGTTTCGAGGCGTTCGGGATGCTCACGTCGGGGCTCTTCGTCTCGATCGGGGTGGTTCTGCCGGCCGTCCTCATCTTCTACCTGATGATGACGGTCCTTGAGGACTCCGGCTACCTCCCGCGCCTCGCCGTCCTGATGGACACTGTCTTCCACCGGATCGGGCTGCACGGCTACGCCATCGTCCCGGTGATCCTCGGGCTCGGGTGCAACGCCCCGGCGGTGACGGCGACCCGTGTCCTGGAGACACGGAAACAGCGGTTCATCATGATGACCCTGCTTGCCATATTCATCCCCTGCGGCGCCCAGCTCGGCGTGATGCTCGAGGTCATTCCCGATGCGGTAGGGTGGGTCATGCTCTTCCTGCTTATCGGATTCGGAATCTTCGGGTTTATCCTCGACCGGATCATCCCCGGCAGCAACCCCGAGATCCTCATCGACGTCCCGCCCTATCACTGGCCGTTGTGGGAGAACGTCGCTAAAAAGCTCATGAACCGGACGAAGAGTTTCCTCAAAGATGCGGTTCCGTTCGTCCTCTTCGGGGTACTGGTCGTCAACGTTCTCTATCTGGCCGGTATCATCGGCGCACTCGCCGATCTCTTCGAACCGCTCTTCGTCACCTGGTTCGGGGTGCCGAAAGAGACGGTGGGGCCGCTCATTGCGGCTTTCCTCCGGAAAGACCTCGCTGTCGCTCAGCTCTCCGCCATCGCCATGACGCCGTATCAGATGATCACCGCCGTGGTGCTCGTCTCCATCTACTTCCCCTGCGTGGCCACCTTCGTGGTGATGCTGCGGGAGGGGTGGAAGGAACTTGCCGCGGCGGTTGCAGTGCTCGTGGCGACGGTCTTCATCTACGGCGGACTGATCCATGCCGTCGGCATCCTCATGGGGGTTGCATAA
- a CDS encoding FeoA domain-containing protein: MKRLSELEYGESGLVREIRASQHELNCLGIRMKKQVKMVTRQPIKGPVVVVVDDMEVAMGLEIAEGVVIETDGHGEAGV, encoded by the coding sequence GTGAAAAGATTGTCCGAACTGGAATATGGCGAATCCGGGTTGGTCCGGGAGATTCGAGCCTCGCAACACGAACTCAACTGTCTCGGCATCAGGATGAAAAAACAGGTGAAGATGGTCACCCGCCAGCCTATCAAAGGTCCCGTTGTCGTCGTCGTCGACGACATGGAAGTGGCGATGGGGCTGGAGATCGCCGAAGGGGTCGTCATTGAGACCGATGGCCACGGGGAGGCCGGGGTATGA
- a CDS encoding FeoA family protein, producing MQLTDLFPNERARVVAIEGGQCLCQHLALRGLAGGCTLTALSGRFGPVVVRISDETLVLGRGMARKIQVRKV from the coding sequence ATGCAACTGACTGACTTGTTTCCGAATGAACGTGCCCGGGTTGTTGCGATCGAAGGCGGGCAGTGCCTCTGCCAGCACCTCGCGCTGCGCGGGCTTGCCGGGGGGTGCACCCTCACCGCCCTCTCCGGCCGATTCGGCCCGGTTGTCGTTCGGATTAGCGATGAGACGCTCGTCCTCGGCCGGGGGATGGCGCGGAAAATTCAGGTACGGAAGGTGTAA
- a CDS encoding DUF1294 domain-containing protein: protein MTPALAAIAVYLLANAVSFIAYYRDKRSAKRSAWRTPEKTLLVIALFGPFGAFAAMRAFRHKTQKPLFRLVPFFLFLHLVLATALVTGFV, encoded by the coding sequence GTGACCCCTGCTCTCGCCGCGATCGCGGTCTACCTCCTTGCAAACGCCGTCTCGTTCATCGCCTATTACCGCGACAAACGGTCGGCGAAACGATCGGCGTGGAGAACGCCGGAGAAGACGCTCCTCGTCATCGCTCTCTTCGGGCCGTTCGGGGCCTTTGCCGCGATGCGTGCCTTCCGGCACAAGACCCAGAAGCCGCTCTTTCGGCTCGTCCCCTTCTTCCTCTTCCTCCACCTCGTGCTTGCCACCGCGCTCGTCACGGGATTTGTGTAA
- a CDS encoding metal-dependent transcriptional regulator: MRHRGCAVNLSRRVEDYLEAILNVTLEKGYARTKDVACELDISPSTVVEMFQKLDGMGLVEYRRYEGVVLSPTGREVAEAVKFRHDTLKEFLMAINVPEKIANSDACYMEHELHPETIRQIRLLVEVLQSDSGICERIRRKTPGQEKQSA; encoded by the coding sequence ATGAGACACCGGGGATGTGCAGTAAACCTCAGCAGGAGGGTCGAGGATTACCTCGAGGCCATCCTCAACGTCACGCTGGAGAAAGGATACGCCCGCACCAAGGACGTGGCGTGCGAGCTGGATATCAGCCCGTCCACAGTCGTGGAGATGTTCCAGAAACTTGACGGTATGGGCCTTGTCGAGTACCGGCGCTACGAAGGGGTGGTGCTCTCCCCTACCGGGCGCGAGGTTGCCGAGGCCGTCAAATTCCGTCACGATACCTTAAAGGAGTTCTTGATGGCCATCAACGTCCCGGAGAAGATTGCCAACTCCGACGCCTGTTATATGGAGCACGAACTCCACCCGGAGACGATACGGCAGATCCGGCTTCTGGTCGAGGTACTTCAATCGGATTCCGGGATCTGCGAACGTATCCGGCGAAAAACGCCCGGGCAGGAGAAACAATCTGCGTGA
- a CDS encoding cupredoxin domain-containing protein: MTPEAARVVARVTVAIAAENFGFSTETITVPAGAEVTIEFDNRDDGVPHNVAVYTDSSASDAIFVGEIVMGPTRATYTLTAPETPGNYFFRCDVHPAMHGAFIVT; this comes from the coding sequence GTGACCCCGGAAGCGGCCCGCGTCGTCGCGAGGGTGACCGTCGCAATCGCGGCCGAGAACTTCGGCTTCAGTACGGAGACAATAACGGTCCCCGCAGGCGCGGAGGTGACGATCGAGTTCGACAACCGGGATGACGGGGTTCCGCACAACGTCGCGGTCTACACGGACTCCTCAGCAAGCGATGCGATCTTCGTCGGCGAGATCGTCATGGGCCCCACCCGCGCCACCTACACCCTCACGGCGCCCGAGACCCCGGGAAACTACTTCTTCCGGTGTGACGTCCATCCTGCGATGCACGGGGCGTTCATCGTGACGTAG
- a CDS encoding DUF58 domain-containing protein encodes MIRPTRTSVGIAALALALTVVALLLLMPAAALAAGSLALFLLWRGWRFECDLMSAVASLAVDREVDRTILRQGATVNVRVQVTLAVPTGMEVRVRDLPPAIAAGEGALCDPGRTAAYTFRPMAPGETAFCGVVLEASDAFFSRDLVCRRFGAPHLRVFPAGATETGRGKGSSGGDAEVDRQAELSGQSVRGFRPYQTGDDPGLIDWKLSARRNAPYIRQLTALEGGTPLIVVDLPARIEDDPEGFARFSMAACSAVEGAIDSHDGCSLMVVAGGEIVRYLPLTQDLREALAVLGGLAPVEPRTPLYRAPGPAVLAARVHRSGAKGSPGERTYGERLGGVLSAFAAESPAPFTAAVRSALGRAGTTEAWIYSLLPAGDMSHLIQITYEAKVRGMRVVLKAPSGAGTIPGIDAVEAL; translated from the coding sequence ATGATCCGGCCGACCCGCACGAGCGTGGGAATTGCGGCCCTCGCGCTCGCACTCACCGTCGTCGCCCTTCTCCTTTTGATGCCGGCTGCAGCTCTCGCCGCCGGCTCTCTCGCTCTCTTCCTCCTCTGGCGGGGCTGGCGGTTCGAGTGCGACCTCATGTCTGCAGTCGCCTCTCTTGCCGTCGACCGCGAGGTCGACCGGACGATCCTCCGGCAGGGGGCGACCGTGAACGTCAGGGTGCAGGTTACCCTTGCCGTCCCGACCGGGATGGAGGTCAGGGTGCGCGACCTCCCGCCGGCGATCGCGGCTGGTGAAGGCGCCCTCTGCGACCCCGGGCGAACCGCGGCCTACACCTTCCGACCCATGGCCCCCGGCGAGACAGCGTTTTGCGGAGTCGTCCTCGAGGCGAGCGACGCTTTCTTCTCGCGGGATCTCGTCTGCCGCCGGTTCGGTGCCCCGCATCTCCGGGTCTTCCCTGCAGGAGCCACGGAAACCGGCCGGGGTAAGGGTTCCAGCGGCGGGGACGCCGAGGTGGACCGGCAAGCGGAACTTTCCGGCCAGAGCGTACGCGGGTTCCGGCCCTACCAAACAGGCGACGATCCGGGGCTGATCGACTGGAAACTCTCTGCGCGGCGCAACGCACCCTACATACGCCAGTTGACCGCCCTTGAAGGCGGCACGCCCCTCATCGTCGTCGACCTCCCGGCCCGGATCGAGGATGATCCGGAGGGCTTCGCCCGCTTCTCGATGGCCGCCTGCAGCGCGGTCGAGGGTGCGATCGATTCCCATGACGGCTGTTCCCTCATGGTCGTCGCCGGCGGAGAGATTGTCAGGTACCTTCCCCTGACACAGGATCTCCGGGAAGCGCTCGCTGTTCTCGGCGGGCTTGCCCCGGTCGAGCCCCGCACTCCTCTTTACCGGGCGCCGGGACCCGCCGTCCTCGCAGCCCGGGTCCATCGTTCCGGTGCAAAGGGCAGCCCGGGGGAAAGGACATACGGGGAGAGGCTCGGCGGCGTCCTTTCGGCGTTTGCAGCAGAAAGCCCGGCGCCTTTCACGGCGGCGGTGCGGTCGGCGCTCGGCCGGGCGGGGACCACGGAGGCCTGGATCTACTCCCTCCTCCCGGCCGGAGACATGAGTCACCTCATCCAGATTACCTATGAGGCGAAGGTCCGGGGGATGCGGGTCGTCCTGAAGGCTCCCTCCGGCGCTGGTACAATTCCCGGAATCGATGCCGTGGAGGCGCTCTGA
- a CDS encoding prenyltransferase — MRETLAAFADLTRAHFFFVWPLLFCSGLALAFANYGGFSWELVGRAALIGLFGFEAGFVLNDYVDREYDRRDVDGSLTRYWRPFGERPIPAGKLSPGAAFAVFLVLAGLAAALAATLPSPHNLYVLGIMGYSYLVEYFYQTKKRNQTVPVAQMVGRTDFALFPVAGYLVYGNPDATALLFFLFFYPWTLAHLGANDIADIVNDRARGMATIPSLTFGLTGSAPEDPTPVLYGMKGAAAWVLGFSAIHAGMALVFGLTLGPIAIAGFGAGLILLGAANYLILRGKTADAAMRALPLMHASLLIYAAAIIAGAVL; from the coding sequence ATGAGAGAGACCCTCGCGGCGTTCGCGGACCTGACCCGCGCCCACTTCTTCTTCGTCTGGCCCCTGCTCTTCTGCTCGGGGCTCGCCCTCGCGTTCGCCAACTACGGCGGGTTCTCGTGGGAACTCGTCGGCCGTGCGGCGCTGATCGGCCTCTTTGGGTTCGAGGCCGGGTTCGTCCTGAACGATTACGTCGACCGGGAGTACGACAGGAGAGATGTTGACGGCTCGCTCACCCGCTACTGGCGGCCGTTCGGCGAACGGCCGATACCGGCAGGGAAACTCTCCCCCGGGGCGGCATTCGCCGTCTTTCTCGTCCTCGCCGGCCTCGCGGCCGCGCTCGCCGCAACCCTTCCTTCGCCGCACAACCTCTACGTCCTCGGGATCATGGGCTATTCATACCTGGTCGAGTACTTCTACCAGACAAAGAAACGGAATCAGACCGTTCCCGTCGCCCAGATGGTCGGGCGGACGGATTTCGCCCTCTTCCCCGTCGCCGGCTACCTGGTGTACGGGAATCCGGACGCGACCGCTCTCCTCTTCTTCCTCTTTTTCTACCCCTGGACGCTGGCGCACCTCGGGGCAAACGACATCGCCGATATCGTGAACGACCGCGCCCGGGGGATGGCGACGATCCCGAGTCTGACCTTCGGTCTGACCGGGTCGGCTCCGGAGGACCCGACTCCGGTCCTCTACGGCATGAAGGGCGCGGCCGCCTGGGTTCTCGGCTTCTCGGCCATTCACGCGGGTATGGCGCTCGTCTTCGGCCTCACGCTCGGGCCGATCGCCATCGCCGGGTTCGGTGCGGGGCTCATCCTCCTCGGGGCTGCAAACTACCTCATCCTCCGGGGGAAGACCGCGGACGCTGCGATGCGGGCGCTCCCGCTCATGCACGCATCGCTGCTCATCTACGCCGCGGCGATCATCGCGGGTGCCGTTCTTTAG
- a CDS encoding prenyltransferase, which translates to MDTRSLREFIRLGRFPFLLSGFIPFTAGALLAFLLGARFTPAQFLIGYAAMAAAHLSVHYSNDYFDADADRFVETTPISGGSGVLAANPDLKPVAFRAAVALMAVSVLIGYFFVTVYAYPVVFLVFGIAGNLLGWFYTAPPLAFAYHNLGEVTNMITFGLLMPGAGYFVAMGTLDAAFFAFAVPLCLYGLVFITSVEIPDREGDIAGGKRTLVVRKGRVFGFWLIALAATLATASLAVFALTDFFAPVDFWPVALVSLIPLGIALWGFLHRCAGRACTLPFAVANIVGYFLFQGLVVIYFIYAAVSA; encoded by the coding sequence ATGGACACCCGTTCCCTCCGCGAGTTCATCCGGCTCGGCCGGTTCCCCTTCCTCCTCTCGGGCTTTATCCCGTTCACCGCCGGGGCGCTCCTCGCGTTCCTCCTCGGGGCGCGGTTCACCCCGGCCCAGTTCCTTATCGGCTACGCGGCCATGGCGGCGGCGCACCTCTCCGTCCACTACAGCAACGACTACTTCGACGCCGACGCCGACCGGTTCGTCGAGACGACGCCGATATCCGGGGGGAGCGGCGTCCTTGCCGCCAACCCGGACCTGAAACCCGTTGCGTTCCGGGCGGCCGTCGCCCTGATGGCGGTCTCGGTCCTGATCGGGTATTTCTTCGTGACTGTCTACGCCTACCCGGTTGTCTTCCTGGTCTTCGGCATCGCGGGCAACCTGCTCGGCTGGTTCTACACGGCGCCGCCGCTCGCCTTCGCCTACCATAACCTCGGCGAGGTCACGAACATGATCACCTTCGGCCTCCTGATGCCGGGGGCGGGCTACTTCGTCGCGATGGGAACGCTTGATGCCGCCTTCTTTGCCTTTGCCGTTCCGCTCTGCCTTTACGGGCTCGTCTTCATCACGAGCGTCGAGATCCCGGACAGGGAAGGCGACATCGCCGGGGGCAAGCGGACGCTCGTCGTCCGGAAAGGCCGCGTCTTCGGGTTCTGGCTCATCGCCCTCGCGGCGACCCTCGCGACCGCGTCGCTCGCCGTTTTCGCCCTCACCGATTTCTTCGCGCCCGTGGACTTTTGGCCGGTCGCGCTCGTATCCCTCATCCCGCTCGGGATTGCTCTGTGGGGGTTCTTGCACCGGTGCGCCGGACGGGCGTGTACCCTTCCCTTCGCAGTCGCGAATATCGTGGGTTACTTCCTCTTCCAGGGGCTTGTCGTCATCTATTTCATCTACGCGGCCGTTTCGGCCTGA
- a CDS encoding PQQ-dependent sugar dehydrogenase yields the protein MTRVTAVMISVLVLLALAGVAGAGVYPDGGTGLTQTSAPEEEDITAFAGNLTNAGSAYAAELLNNTSFTRFAGENETINVSLELVAEGLVAPLMLTDAGDGTGRLFVVDQVGTVSIIDENGTLIKEPFLDVRDRMVNLTPSFDERGLLSIAFHPDFGENGRVFAFYSTPLREEAPDDWDCTNRLSEFKVDPANPDQVNATSEKILMEIDKPQSTHNGGSIAFGPRDGYLYVPLGDGGAANDNGTGHTPEIGNAQDLTKIYGSVLRIDVDNVTARNVTEPLENATRTTAAGPLYGIPADNPFVANESIPPEIYAYGLRNPAYITFDAEGNLFVGDAGQNLFEEVSLVVNGGNYGWRLREGTHCFDPENPQTPPATCPANGSSGEPLIGPVIEGGHDLGVVFVGGRVYNGTALPDLMGRYIFGYWSTGFGVGNATLLVATPPAGWNASAFPDSAENLTPEDVAMWSLQRLNVTGTPAGTLDAYLLGFGEDGESELYALTSKDAGPDAANATGTVWKIVPANVTETPTPTANVTMVPGADMTATPTVTGNVTVTPTENVTAVPTANVTTTPAVTTNVTAIPTGNVTPAAAGNVTVGVVAEAFAFNTSTITVPAGANVTMVFDNQDTGIPHNVAVYTDSSVAEEIFVGEIIDGPGQVTYTFTAPEESGTYYFRCDVHPPMDGEFVVE from the coding sequence ATGACACGAGTAACTGCAGTCATGATATCCGTCCTCGTGCTCCTTGCCCTGGCAGGCGTTGCCGGGGCCGGGGTGTACCCGGACGGTGGAACCGGCCTCACGCAGACTTCCGCTCCCGAAGAAGAGGATATAACGGCCTTTGCCGGAAACCTGACGAACGCCGGGTCGGCGTACGCGGCGGAACTCCTGAACAACACCTCGTTCACCCGATTTGCCGGGGAGAACGAGACGATTAACGTGAGTCTCGAACTCGTAGCCGAAGGCCTCGTCGCGCCGCTGATGCTCACGGATGCCGGCGACGGCACGGGCAGGCTCTTTGTCGTCGACCAGGTCGGGACGGTCTCGATCATCGACGAGAACGGCACACTCATCAAGGAACCGTTCCTCGACGTCCGCGACCGGATGGTCAACCTCACCCCGTCGTTCGACGAGCGCGGGCTCCTCTCGATCGCCTTCCACCCCGACTTTGGGGAGAACGGGCGGGTATTTGCATTCTACAGCACGCCCCTCCGCGAGGAGGCGCCTGATGACTGGGACTGCACGAACCGCCTCTCCGAGTTCAAGGTCGACCCCGCAAACCCCGACCAGGTCAACGCGACCTCGGAGAAGATCTTAATGGAGATCGACAAACCGCAGTCCACCCACAACGGCGGGAGCATCGCCTTCGGCCCGCGTGACGGCTACCTCTACGTGCCGCTCGGGGACGGGGGCGCGGCGAACGACAACGGCACCGGCCACACCCCGGAGATCGGGAACGCCCAGGACCTGACGAAGATCTACGGCAGCGTGCTCCGGATCGACGTGGACAACGTCACCGCCAGGAACGTGACGGAGCCGCTGGAGAACGCCACCCGGACGACGGCGGCGGGTCCCCTCTACGGAATCCCGGCGGACAACCCGTTCGTCGCGAACGAAAGCATCCCGCCCGAGATCTACGCCTACGGTCTCCGGAACCCGGCGTACATCACGTTCGACGCCGAAGGCAACCTCTTTGTGGGGGATGCCGGCCAGAATCTCTTTGAGGAAGTCTCGCTTGTGGTGAACGGCGGCAACTACGGGTGGCGCCTCCGGGAGGGAACCCACTGCTTCGATCCGGAAAACCCCCAAACGCCCCCGGCGACCTGCCCGGCAAACGGCTCCTCCGGCGAACCCCTGATCGGCCCCGTCATCGAGGGCGGGCATGACCTGGGTGTCGTCTTCGTCGGCGGCCGGGTCTACAACGGCACGGCGCTCCCGGATCTTATGGGACGCTACATCTTCGGCTACTGGAGCACCGGCTTCGGCGTCGGGAACGCCACCCTGCTCGTCGCGACACCCCCGGCGGGGTGGAACGCATCGGCGTTCCCGGACTCCGCGGAGAACCTCACTCCCGAAGACGTCGCGATGTGGAGCCTGCAGAGGCTCAACGTGACCGGGACGCCCGCGGGAACCCTGGACGCCTACCTCCTGGGATTCGGTGAGGATGGAGAGTCGGAACTCTACGCGCTCACGTCCAAAGACGCGGGCCCGGACGCCGCCAATGCGACCGGGACGGTCTGGAAGATCGTCCCGGCGAACGTGACGGAGACGCCGACTCCGACGGCGAACGTGACGATGGTTCCGGGTGCGGATATGACTGCAACGCCGACCGTGACCGGGAATGTGACCGTAACGCCGACTGAAAACGTTACGGCGGTTCCGACTGCGAACGTGACCACGACACCTGCCGTGACCACGAACGTGACCGCAATCCCGACTGGAAACGTTACGCCGGCCGCGGCCGGGAACGTGACCGTGGGGGTTGTGGCCGAAGCCTTTGCCTTCAACACGTCCACCATCACCGTCCCGGCGGGGGCGAACGTGACGATGGTCTTCGATAACCAGGATACCGGCATCCCGCACAACGTCGCGGTCTACACGGACTCTTCCGTGGCCGAGGAGATCTTCGTCGGCGAGATCATCGACGGCCCGGGCCAGGTGACCTACACCTTCACGGCGCCGGAGGAGTCCGGAACCTACTACTTCCGGTGCGACGTCCATCCCCCGATGGACGGAGAGTTCGTTGTTGAGTAG
- a CDS encoding DUF1616 domain-containing protein, whose protein sequence is MTTKDQNPLFLEIAGYRPGDLLTVVAVTVAALACVYVPVLNESFLRILLGVTMVLFIPGYALIAALFPARGDLDGIERVALSFGLSIAVSPLIGFALNYTPWGIRLDPILVSLTLFTLAMTLIAWYRRLLLPADERFAVPAREMIGGAWAELYDPAASRLDRGLSVLLVVSIVTALATTVYVVAVPKEGEHFTEFYILGPGGKAADYPTDFPAGSTQTLIVGVGNHEHREVPYTVEVLAMNRTFDPVTNTSTIHATVPLDRFAITVPHNETEEVIWNFSVSSPEYNRIEFLLFNETVPGEGVTEQDRINASYRDLHLWVRVR, encoded by the coding sequence ATGACTACGAAAGACCAGAACCCCCTGTTCCTCGAGATCGCCGGGTACCGTCCCGGTGACCTCCTTACGGTCGTTGCCGTCACGGTCGCGGCCCTTGCCTGCGTCTACGTCCCGGTGCTGAACGAGAGTTTTCTCCGGATTCTCCTCGGCGTGACGATGGTTCTCTTCATCCCCGGCTACGCCCTGATCGCCGCGCTCTTCCCGGCGCGCGGGGATCTCGACGGGATCGAGCGGGTCGCCCTCTCGTTCGGGCTCTCGATCGCCGTATCCCCCCTGATCGGGTTTGCATTGAACTACACCCCCTGGGGGATCCGGCTCGACCCGATCCTTGTATCGCTGACCCTCTTCACCCTCGCGATGACCCTGATCGCCTGGTACCGGCGGCTCCTTCTCCCGGCCGACGAGCGTTTTGCGGTTCCGGCGAGGGAGATGATCGGCGGGGCGTGGGCTGAGTTATATGACCCCGCGGCATCCCGGCTCGACCGGGGGCTCTCCGTTCTCCTCGTGGTCTCGATCGTGACGGCACTCGCGACGACGGTCTACGTCGTCGCGGTGCCGAAGGAGGGAGAACACTTTACCGAGTTCTACATCCTCGGCCCGGGTGGGAAGGCCGCAGACTACCCGACTGACTTCCCGGCAGGCTCGACGCAGACGCTGATCGTCGGGGTCGGAAACCACGAGCATCGGGAGGTTCCCTACACGGTCGAGGTGCTCGCCATGAACCGGACTTTCGATCCCGTGACGAATACGTCTACGATTCACGCGACCGTGCCGCTCGATCGGTTCGCGATCACGGTCCCGCACAACGAGACAGAAGAGGTCATCTGGAATTTCTCCGTCTCTTCGCCGGAATACAACCGGATCGAGTTCCTGCTCTTCAACGAGACGGTGCCGGGGGAGGGGGTCACGGAGCAGGACCGGATCAACGCGAGTTACCGGGACCTGCATCTCTGGGTGCGGGTCCGGTGA
- a CDS encoding FeoB small GTPase domain-containing protein produces MTEPFGTLLMVGNPNVGKSALFNRLTGGDAVVSNYPGTTVDYTKGVLVVAGREYKVIDAPGTYSLEARDAAESVTVRLISENSDAAVLVVLDATRVERGLYLALEVIERGRPAVIALNMIDAARDRQIVVDTHVLQKILGVPVVPTSAVSGEGVRDLAEMIRKAQKADIEKVRARADGRFDEPERSGKCAGCGLCGGC; encoded by the coding sequence ATGACGGAACCGTTCGGAACACTGCTGATGGTCGGCAACCCGAACGTCGGGAAGAGCGCGCTCTTCAACAGGCTCACCGGGGGAGACGCGGTCGTCTCCAATTACCCGGGAACGACGGTCGACTACACGAAGGGAGTCCTCGTCGTCGCCGGGCGGGAATACAAGGTCATCGATGCACCGGGGACGTACTCCCTGGAGGCACGGGACGCCGCCGAGAGCGTGACGGTCCGGCTGATCTCGGAGAATTCGGATGCGGCGGTTCTGGTCGTCCTCGATGCGACGCGCGTCGAACGGGGGCTCTACCTGGCTCTGGAAGTGATCGAACGGGGCCGTCCGGCGGTCATCGCGCTGAACATGATCGACGCCGCACGCGACCGGCAGATCGTGGTCGATACCCACGTGCTCCAGAAGATCCTCGGCGTGCCGGTGGTGCCGACATCGGCCGTCAGCGGCGAAGGCGTCCGGGACCTTGCGGAGATGATCCGCAAGGCGCAGAAGGCCGATATAGAGAAGGTACGGGCTCGGGCCGACGGACGGTTCGATGAGCCGGAACGGTCCGGCAAGTGTGCCGGGTGCGGCCTGTGCGGGGGATGCTAG